The following proteins are encoded in a genomic region of Brachypodium distachyon strain Bd21 chromosome 1, Brachypodium_distachyon_v3.0, whole genome shotgun sequence:
- the LOC100837737 gene encoding mitotic checkpoint protein BUB3.2 encodes MSALGTSKPPVPVPSGDGGGDRVRLGRELSHPPRDGVSNLCFSRHSNRLLVSSWDKSVRFFDVEANQMIAVFSHKRPVLDCCFHDDQSGFSACSDRVVRRLSLDSKKSFRLGIHDAPVSCVEYSCVAGQVISGGWDNTIKCWDPKSGPGQALVGTHNQPERVYSLSIEGYKLVVATAGRHVNVYDLRNMSEPEQQRESPLQHQTRCVECYPNGTGFALGSVEGKIAMEFFDQSESALSKSYVFKCHRLTEGGRRVAYPVNTSTFHPVFGTFATGGCDGFVNVWDGSWKRRLIQYPRYPTSIAALSFNRDGSLLAVASSYTYEMGERPHEPDTIFIRDVNDVEIRPRPRANTIPALPQ; translated from the exons ATGAGTGCCCTCGGAACCAGCAAGCCGCCGGTACCCGTCCCTTccggcgacggtggcggcgaccgCGTCAGGTTGGGTAGGGAGCTGTCGCACCCGCCAAGGGATGGCGTCTCCAACCTCTGCTTCTCGAGGCACAGCAATCGCCTCCTTGTCTCATCATGGGATAAG TCGGTGCGGTTCTTCGACGTCGAGGCCAACCAGATGATAGCGGTGTTCTCGCACAAGCGGCCCGTGCTCGACTGCTGCTTCCATGATGATCAGTCGGGGTTTAGTGCCTGCAGCGACCGTGTCGTGCGGAG GTTGTCCTTAGATTCTAAAAAAAGTTTTCGCTTGGGAATCCATGATGCTCCAGTTAGCTGTGTGGAGTACTCCTGCGTTGCAG GGCAAGTAATCTCTGGAGGCTGGGATAATACTATAAAGTGTTGGGACCCAAAATCTGGGCCAGGGCAAGCACTTGTTGGGACACATAACCAACCTGAACGTGTATACTCACTTTCAATAGAAGGATATAAGTTGGTTGTTGCAACAGCAGGAAGGCATGTGAATGTTTATGATTTACGCAATATGTCTGAACCAGAGCAGCAAAGGGAGTCTCCACTACAACATCAAACTCGCTGTGTTGAGTGTTATCCAAATGGAACTG GCTTTGCTTTGGGTTCTGTTGAGGGGAAAATTGCAATGGAATTCTTTGACCAATCTGAGTCTGCACTCTCTAAGAG CTATGTTTTCAAATGCCATCGATTGACTGAGGGCGGAAGAAGGGTTGCATATCCTGTCAATACAAGTACATTCCACCCAGT CTTTGGAACATTTGCTACCGGTGGATGTGATGGATTTGTGAACGTTTGGGACGGAAGTTGGAAAAGGAGACTTATTCAG TACCCCAGGTACCCGACTAGCATTGCTGCTCTGTCTTTCAACAGGGATGGCAGTCTGCTCGCTGTTGCATCCAGTTACACTTACGAGATGGGAGAAAGGCC CCATGAGCCTGATACGATTTTTATTCGGGATGTCAACGATGTGGAAATAAGGCCAAGGCCGCGGGCCAACACGATTCCTGCACTACCACAGTAG